The Parashewanella spongiae genome has a window encoding:
- a CDS encoding alginate lyase family protein, whose translation MTLGILLMTGCHVLRPSYDIPKSTSTRDFDCSKMISTKPYVKSLEFSSKYGPRDNVNNKGRDKTHTKSAALYQQETADIRQFEKNLSKLATLHAEGKYSSQSLFDCMLDTIEPWANNNALMGNATNHTGKSVRKWSLAAISSNLIAFKSHIDLNNPRVVNITHWIDRITNKAITEWSNRKIDKINNHDYWAGWAVMNSAILLNNNDYYQWALNRYRIAMSQLTSDGFLPNELKRNSRALSYHNYALIPLVMMADLAYANGDDMISSQSAEINLLVDNVSLGLNSSSAFQHSVTDKLLPEQNIKNLYVQSSLAWIPVYLKYHNSKSLAELNKKYGPFKSSRLGGNVSLQVIYSSTSNKF comes from the coding sequence ATGACGTTAGGGATATTACTGATGACGGGATGCCATGTTTTGCGTCCAAGTTATGATATCCCGAAATCAACCTCAACTCGTGATTTTGATTGTTCAAAAATGATAAGCACCAAGCCGTATGTAAAGTCGCTTGAGTTCAGTTCAAAATACGGACCACGTGACAATGTTAACAACAAAGGGCGTGATAAAACCCACACTAAATCAGCTGCATTATATCAACAAGAAACAGCAGACATTCGACAGTTCGAGAAAAACTTGAGCAAACTCGCGACTCTGCATGCAGAAGGAAAGTATTCCTCACAAAGTTTATTCGATTGTATGCTAGACACTATCGAGCCATGGGCAAACAATAATGCCTTAATGGGTAATGCTACTAACCATACTGGAAAGTCTGTTCGAAAATGGAGTTTAGCAGCAATATCTTCAAATTTAATTGCTTTTAAATCTCACATTGATTTGAATAATCCCCGAGTTGTCAATATTACACATTGGATTGATAGAATTACGAATAAGGCTATAACCGAATGGAGTAATCGCAAAATTGATAAAATAAATAATCATGATTACTGGGCAGGTTGGGCTGTGATGAACAGTGCGATTTTACTTAATAATAATGACTATTATCAATGGGCGTTGAATCGTTATCGTATCGCAATGTCACAACTCACCAGCGATGGTTTTTTGCCTAATGAGTTAAAACGAAACTCTAGAGCTTTAAGCTATCATAATTATGCATTAATCCCTTTAGTTATGATGGCTGATTTAGCTTACGCTAATGGTGATGATATGATTTCATCTCAATCAGCTGAGATTAACTTATTAGTTGATAATGTAAGTCTAGGGTTGAACAGTAGTTCGGCGTTTCAACATTCAGTAACAGATAAGCTGTTGCCTGAACAAAATATAAAAAACTTATATGTTCAATCTTCACTAGCGTGGATACCTGTCTACCTTAAATACCATAACTCGAAAAGCTTAGCTGAGCTAAATAAAAAATATGGACCATTTAAATCATCGCGGCTTGGCGGTAATGTTTCACTTCAAGTTATTTACAGCAGTACTTCTAACAAATTTTAG
- a CDS encoding alginate O-acetyltransferase AlgF encodes MKCFIRLITALLLISTSNAYSNETALYDPQVKANEALVRVLNLTEHSIVANFVSVNKKINNTASFTFSSYIRVRAGQNNFSINGHELSIDVKQGQFYTVVTKPDGNLTFAVDKKINKKGKSMIAVYNYSKAKTLSLKTANGKVTIIENVKPNATGYREINALSINMGIFEDTTKVRETNKQHLQKDKIKNIAIIDASDGVAIAISSSQINTRM; translated from the coding sequence ATGAAATGTTTTATCAGGCTTATAACAGCGTTGTTATTAATCAGCACAAGTAATGCATATAGCAATGAGACTGCATTATATGATCCTCAAGTTAAAGCGAATGAAGCATTAGTGAGAGTGTTAAATCTTACGGAGCATAGTATCGTTGCGAATTTTGTTTCTGTTAATAAAAAAATAAACAATACAGCCAGTTTTACTTTTTCCAGCTATATACGAGTGCGTGCTGGCCAAAATAACTTCAGCATTAATGGCCATGAGTTATCAATAGATGTGAAACAAGGGCAGTTTTATACGGTGGTGACTAAACCAGACGGTAATTTAACCTTTGCCGTAGACAAAAAAATAAATAAAAAAGGTAAGTCCATGATAGCCGTTTATAACTATTCAAAAGCGAAAACATTAAGCTTAAAAACTGCCAATGGTAAAGTGACTATCATCGAAAACGTTAAACCAAATGCTACTGGTTACCGAGAAATCAATGCTTTGTCAATCAACATGGGTATTTTTGAAGATACAACGAAAGTACGAGAAACAAATAAACAACACTTGCAGAAAGATAAGATAAAAAATATCGCTATTATTGATGCCTCGGATGGTGTTGCGATTGCTATAAGTTCAAGCCAAATTAATACAAGGATGTAA
- the tnpC gene encoding IS66 family transposase, whose translation MAELNQSYQTLLEQFRLAQHHRFGRSSEVCEAQGELFNEAETLVEDDILEADTTPERETTPPKTKEKPKRKPLPKHLPRVQVIHDIDEADKQCDCCGHQLQQMGKDVSEKLEFIPAKVKVIENIRLKYSCQHCEKSGTQPNIKQASVPSSPIPKGYATPSLLSQIITSKYQYALPLYRQETMFKQHGIEISRRTMSDWMMKCGALFKPLHQRLREIQLSQPVIQADETTVKVINDERAKSYIWVYCSGADSPASSNVAFKGIPIMRNIVLFDYQNGSRSGACPLKFLGDFNGYLQTDGYAAYQKVNAELVGCWAHARRKFIEAQTAQGKTKVGKVNVAISFIQKLYAIEKNIADLSVDEKMKKRQIKSEPILADFKAWLDKSALQVSSKGKLGEAITYSLNQWSKLKRYTESGLLNIDNNRAERAVKPFVIGRKNWLFNINHKGAETSAMLYSIIETAKANGLIPFDYINHCLEELAKSPIELESLLPWNVKLG comes from the coding sequence ATTGCAGAGTTAAATCAATCATATCAAACCTTACTGGAGCAATTTCGTTTAGCTCAGCATCATCGCTTTGGTCGAAGCAGTGAAGTTTGTGAGGCTCAAGGTGAATTGTTTAATGAAGCTGAAACTCTGGTTGAAGACGATATTTTAGAAGCTGATACCACACCTGAGCGAGAAACCACTCCGCCAAAGACAAAAGAAAAGCCTAAACGCAAACCATTACCTAAACACTTACCACGTGTTCAAGTGATCCATGACATTGATGAAGCAGACAAACAGTGTGACTGTTGCGGTCATCAGCTTCAACAAATGGGCAAGGATGTCAGTGAAAAACTGGAGTTTATCCCTGCTAAAGTTAAAGTTATAGAAAATATTCGCTTAAAGTACAGCTGCCAGCATTGTGAGAAAAGCGGTACTCAACCCAACATCAAGCAAGCATCTGTGCCTAGCAGCCCAATACCAAAAGGTTATGCTACGCCGAGTTTGCTCAGTCAAATTATCACCAGTAAATATCAATATGCCTTACCGCTTTATCGACAAGAAACCATGTTCAAACAACATGGTATTGAAATCAGTCGACGCACCATGTCGGACTGGATGATGAAATGCGGTGCGTTATTTAAACCCTTGCATCAACGGTTGAGAGAAATACAGCTCTCACAACCCGTGATTCAAGCAGATGAAACTACGGTAAAAGTCATCAATGATGAACGAGCGAAATCGTATATTTGGGTGTACTGCTCAGGTGCTGATTCACCAGCATCGAGTAATGTCGCATTTAAAGGTATTCCCATCATGCGTAATATCGTGCTGTTTGATTATCAAAATGGCAGTCGCTCAGGTGCTTGTCCGCTGAAGTTCTTGGGTGATTTTAATGGTTATCTGCAAACTGACGGCTATGCGGCTTATCAAAAGGTTAACGCTGAGCTTGTCGGTTGCTGGGCGCATGCAAGAAGAAAGTTTATTGAAGCTCAGACAGCGCAAGGGAAAACCAAAGTTGGTAAGGTCAATGTCGCCATCAGTTTCATTCAAAAACTGTATGCAATAGAGAAAAACATTGCTGACTTATCTGTTGATGAAAAAATGAAAAAAAGACAAATTAAGTCCGAACCTATCTTGGCAGATTTTAAAGCTTGGCTGGATAAGTCAGCACTGCAAGTATCAAGTAAAGGCAAACTAGGTGAAGCCATTACTTACAGCTTAAATCAGTGGAGTAAATTAAAACGCTACACAGAAAGCGGCTTGTTGAATATCGATAATAATCGTGCCGAACGAGCAGTAAAACCGTTCGTCATCGGCAGAAAAAATTGGTTGTTCAACATCAATCACAAAGGTGCTGAAACCAGCGCCATGCTCTACAGCATAATCGAAACTGCAAAAGCTAACGGTCTAATTCCTTTTGATTACATCAATCATTGCTTAGAAGAACTCGCAAAATCACCGATCGAGCTTGAAAGCTTGCTGCCATGGAATGTTAAGCTGGGCTAG
- a CDS encoding alginate O-acetyltransferase AlgX-related protein: MYRKINTYGFIGLMLTFTILSHLNWQTINIDPKLNWINGQQFYNIEQQYDQAFSAHQFALNFWTAVNFVVFNEGQSGVVIGKNGWLFTAEEFDNTPQHALEIQNRLNTITNTQAQLQQQGIQIIVVVLPSKARVYSEYLTKPLPKFAKSRYQYFTDWLSQHQVPNISLLPVLNQQNSQETFVKNDTHWSPVGAKLSARYIAAELKNRFNDLNWHSHRFITKTLEGKPYRGDLLNYLPLEPYFSFLGGQISALNQERTQSMDEIGLFDDIEYPVAIVGTSYSAKPEWNFVGALQQYSGLNILDMSQNGKGPFMPMAEFIKSEELKRHPLKLVIWEIPERYIVISPEKPKEGSI; this comes from the coding sequence ATGTATAGAAAAATAAATACCTATGGCTTTATTGGGTTAATGTTAACTTTTACCATATTAAGCCACTTGAATTGGCAAACCATTAATATTGATCCCAAATTAAATTGGATTAATGGTCAACAATTTTACAATATTGAACAGCAATATGATCAAGCCTTTTCAGCACATCAGTTTGCGCTAAACTTTTGGACGGCAGTTAATTTTGTGGTATTTAACGAAGGTCAGTCAGGTGTTGTAATTGGTAAAAATGGTTGGTTATTTACTGCTGAAGAATTTGATAACACGCCACAACATGCACTTGAAATTCAAAATCGTTTAAATACGATTACCAATACACAGGCTCAGTTACAACAACAAGGCATTCAGATCATCGTTGTTGTTTTGCCTTCTAAAGCACGCGTTTATTCTGAATATCTCACAAAACCTTTACCTAAGTTCGCAAAATCTCGTTATCAATATTTCACTGATTGGTTATCTCAACATCAAGTACCTAATATCAGTTTGCTACCTGTGTTGAATCAACAGAATAGTCAAGAAACATTTGTAAAAAATGATACTCATTGGAGTCCAGTTGGTGCCAAGCTATCCGCAAGATATATAGCGGCTGAGCTAAAAAATCGATTCAATGATTTAAATTGGCACAGTCACCGCTTTATTACCAAAACATTAGAGGGAAAACCCTATCGCGGTGATTTATTAAATTATTTACCATTAGAGCCTTATTTTTCATTTTTAGGTGGCCAAATTTCTGCCTTAAATCAAGAACGAACACAATCAATGGATGAAATAGGGTTATTTGATGACATTGAGTACCCAGTGGCTATTGTAGGCACAAGTTACAGTGCGAAACCAGAATGGAATTTTGTTGGAGCACTACAACAATATTCAGGGCTTAATATCTTAGACATGTCTCAAAATGGTAAAGGCCCATTTATGCCAATGGCAGAGTTTATTAAATCAGAAGAATTAAAGCGTCACCCATTAAAGCTCGTCATATGGGAAATACCTGAACGTTATATAGTGATTTCCCCAGAAAAACCCAAGGAAGGTTCAATATGA
- the tnpA gene encoding IS66 family insertion sequence element accessory protein TnpA yields the protein MTNRKTPEQWQALVRQQSESELTVTAFCRKYKLAISCFYTHKKKSKQQSSFTQAVVTTASAPPIPAQQPVIKLETKIGDLIFPAQIPPQIIIDVIKGLQS from the coding sequence ATGACAAACCGAAAAACACCTGAACAATGGCAAGCTCTGGTAAGGCAGCAAAGCGAAAGTGAATTAACCGTTACCGCTTTTTGCCGCAAGTATAAGTTGGCCATCAGTTGCTTTTACACTCACAAAAAAAAATCGAAGCAACAATCAAGTTTTACTCAAGCCGTTGTTACTACTGCATCAGCTCCCCCCATTCCAGCTCAACAGCCAGTGATCAAACTTGAAACCAAGATAGGTGATTTAATTTTCCCTGCTCAAATACCTCCTCAAATTATTATCGATGTCATCAAAGGATTGCAATCATGA
- a CDS encoding alginate O-acetyltransferase AlgX-related protein — translation MKCLIWVLLLTFSLTINAQQSNYTTPECEVINGIDDNNQNKKFIQGLDNWLFTEKQLSVNTEISDDAASMLAELNQQFKKRGSTLILVPVPRRNIVYPHKIPVSANFDFEIAKNKYLDHITTLKQLGLHVADLTSMFSTKQSQLFFKRDFHWRPEGAKVTANLIKEYVKDLPVYQQIKKQQVLTHSNGIYGLESKLQKRFKIHCQDQGYPKEYHKLYQNVSSDSEAENALFEEDEISDVVLLGTSFSAIPRLHFAGFLSEAMQAGVDNYSVAGGGLVVALTQYVHSTEFKNNPPKLIIWEYPATNIKASMFALALPKLEDKSCDLDSVISTNVQLKLGENIVAYNGGEDFKKMKQKQLLFDVNFGNKAVKEFKLTTHFVENRKINRKIGHSRLQEMDGHFLFDPSVITAEQELHFLALAINVTDPEWVGTKVTTKVCSKEL, via the coding sequence ATGAAGTGTCTAATATGGGTATTATTACTCACGTTTTCATTAACTATAAATGCGCAGCAATCAAATTACACCACTCCAGAATGTGAAGTGATAAATGGCATTGACGACAACAATCAAAACAAAAAATTCATTCAAGGACTGGACAACTGGTTATTTACTGAAAAACAACTTAGCGTTAATACAGAAATTTCAGATGATGCAGCTTCGATGCTTGCAGAGCTCAACCAGCAATTTAAAAAGCGTGGCAGTACACTAATATTAGTGCCTGTACCAAGACGCAATATCGTGTACCCACATAAAATTCCAGTTTCTGCAAACTTTGATTTTGAAATAGCAAAAAATAAATATCTAGACCATATAACAACACTTAAACAATTAGGTCTACATGTTGCGGATTTAACTTCAATGTTCAGCACCAAACAATCTCAGCTTTTTTTTAAAAGAGATTTTCATTGGCGACCTGAAGGCGCAAAAGTTACCGCTAATTTAATAAAAGAATATGTAAAAGATTTGCCTGTTTACCAGCAGATTAAGAAACAACAAGTGTTAACTCACAGTAATGGTATTTACGGTTTAGAAAGTAAACTGCAAAAAAGATTTAAGATTCATTGTCAAGATCAAGGGTATCCAAAAGAGTATCATAAACTATATCAAAATGTTTCCTCTGACTCAGAAGCAGAAAATGCGTTATTTGAAGAGGACGAAATCAGTGACGTAGTATTACTTGGGACTAGTTTTTCGGCAATTCCACGTTTGCATTTTGCTGGCTTTTTAAGCGAAGCAATGCAAGCGGGAGTGGACAATTATTCGGTTGCGGGTGGTGGGCTTGTTGTGGCTTTAACTCAATACGTGCATTCTACTGAATTTAAAAACAATCCACCTAAACTGATCATATGGGAATATCCGGCAACAAATATCAAAGCTTCAATGTTTGCTTTAGCCTTACCAAAGCTAGAAGATAAAAGCTGCGACTTGGACTCTGTAATTTCAACGAATGTTCAGCTGAAATTAGGTGAGAATATCGTCGCATATAATGGCGGTGAAGATTTCAAGAAAATGAAACAAAAACAACTTTTATTTGATGTTAACTTCGGCAATAAAGCGGTTAAAGAGTTTAAACTGACTACCCACTTTGTTGAAAATAGAAAAATAAACAGAAAAATTGGACATAGTAGACTGCAAGAAATGGACGGGCATTTTTTGTTTGATCCCAGTGTAATTACAGCAGAACAAGAGTTACATTTTTTGGCACTTGCCATCAATGTTACTGATCCTGAATGGGTAGGCACCAAAGTAACCACTAAAGTGTGCTCTAAGGAACTATGA
- a CDS encoding OmpA family protein produces MNTQLSKARAQNVIKELTALKVEASRLIAIGVGPVAPKAANNSDANKANNRRVELVLR; encoded by the coding sequence ATTAATACCCAATTATCTAAAGCGCGAGCCCAAAATGTCATAAAAGAATTAACGGCATTGAAGGTTGAAGCGTCACGACTAATAGCTATTGGTGTCGGCCCGGTGGCTCCTAAGGCCGCTAATAACAGTGATGCGAATAAGGCAAATAACAGGCGAGTAGAACTAGTTTTGCGCTAA
- a CDS encoding OmpA family protein, with amino-acid sequence MVFTLKRWGLLHGYVDIVEQSEMSTARVTIDPQYLNDEIEQKGRVVLHGLNFAFNKSELLPSSTASLTAITEYLELHPKQQFYVVGHTDNVGT; translated from the coding sequence ATGGTTTTTACTCTGAAAAGATGGGGTTTACTGCACGGTTACGTTGATATTGTTGAACAAAGTGAAATGAGTACGGCTAGAGTGACGATAGATCCACAATACTTAAATGATGAAATTGAGCAAAAAGGTCGGGTTGTATTGCATGGGCTTAACTTTGCTTTTAACAAGTCGGAATTACTGCCTTCGTCTACAGCATCCTTGACAGCGATAACAGAGTACCTTGAATTGCATCCTAAGCAACAATTTTATGTTGTAGGGCATACAGATAATGTAGGTACTTAG
- a CDS encoding ISAs1 family transposase: MKTTTISDFFDGLPDPRMSRTLHHPLINIITITLCAVICGCDNFNAIEEYGKSKKKWFETFLDMPHGVPSHDTFNDVLNRLCPKAFHATFIAWAQHLCTIDEDIIPLDGKTLRRTLDKVNEVPAIHIVNAWSVKNNLCLGQMKVDGKSNEITAIPKLLELLDIKGATITTDAMGCQFKIADKIIEKKANYIFALKGSQGEFFEDIKLFLDTELESRFKKIHYDMFEEVDKDHGRIEQRKVWVTSDVEWLRKRHSRWSSLNSIVVVESTREQKGIEKTMERRYYISSHLKPKAEFISNAIRSHWFVENKLHWQLDVSFDEDSCRLRSGNAAENMAIMNKTALNMLKNEKTAKVGIKSKRLKAGWDEEYLMKVLTVGKLAV; encoded by the coding sequence ATGAAAACTACGACAATCAGCGACTTTTTTGATGGCCTACCCGACCCTCGTATGTCACGAACTTTACATCATCCTCTGATTAACATTATAACCATTACTCTATGTGCGGTTATCTGTGGCTGCGATAATTTCAATGCTATTGAAGAATATGGGAAATCGAAGAAAAAATGGTTCGAAACTTTTTTAGATATGCCTCATGGCGTCCCAAGCCATGATACCTTTAACGATGTTCTCAACCGCTTATGCCCTAAGGCTTTTCATGCCACTTTTATAGCGTGGGCGCAACACCTTTGTACAATTGACGAAGATATCATTCCTCTTGATGGCAAGACACTGAGAAGAACTCTGGATAAAGTGAATGAAGTTCCAGCAATACATATCGTTAATGCTTGGTCAGTAAAAAATAATCTTTGCTTAGGGCAAATGAAAGTTGACGGTAAAAGCAACGAGATAACAGCCATTCCTAAGTTGTTAGAGCTCCTCGATATTAAAGGGGCAACCATTACCACTGATGCAATGGGTTGCCAGTTTAAAATTGCAGATAAAATCATTGAAAAAAAAGCTAATTATATTTTCGCCCTTAAAGGTAGCCAAGGTGAGTTCTTTGAAGATATCAAATTATTTTTAGATACAGAACTCGAGTCTAGATTTAAAAAAATTCACTACGATATGTTTGAGGAAGTCGATAAAGATCACGGTCGAATTGAACAAAGAAAAGTTTGGGTCACGTCTGACGTAGAGTGGCTCAGAAAACGCCATAGTAGATGGTCAAGCTTAAACAGCATTGTAGTCGTAGAATCTACTAGGGAACAAAAAGGGATAGAGAAGACCATGGAAAGACGCTATTACATCAGTAGTCATTTGAAACCTAAAGCTGAGTTTATCTCAAATGCAATACGTTCTCATTGGTTTGTTGAAAATAAGCTCCACTGGCAACTGGATGTAAGCTTTGATGAAGATTCATGTCGGTTAAGAAGTGGAAACGCAGCAGAGAACATGGCTATCATGAATAAAACAGCACTCAACATGCTGAAAAATGAGAAAACAGCAAAAGTAGGAATAAAAAGCAAACGTTTAAAAGCGGGCTGGGATGAAGAATATTTGATGAAGGTATTAACTGTGGGCAAACTGGCTGTCTAA
- the tnpB gene encoding IS66 family insertion sequence element accessory protein TnpB (TnpB, as the term is used for proteins encoded by IS66 family insertion elements, is considered an accessory protein, since TnpC, encoded by a neighboring gene, is a DDE family transposase.) codes for MIMFQQLPKVYLYRDFIDFRKSINGLSAVVEQQMELPSTDGSVFVFCNKNRDKLKILYWDKTGFALWYKQLERDKFKWPAKIDTEQMVLSEQQFHWLLSGYDVVGHQQVFVESYC; via the coding sequence ATGATTATGTTTCAACAATTGCCCAAGGTGTATTTATACCGTGACTTCATTGATTTTCGTAAATCGATTAATGGGTTAAGCGCCGTTGTTGAACAACAAATGGAATTGCCTTCTACCGATGGCAGCGTGTTTGTGTTCTGCAACAAAAACCGAGATAAACTTAAAATCCTTTATTGGGATAAAACAGGTTTTGCGCTTTGGTATAAACAACTGGAAAGAGACAAGTTCAAGTGGCCAGCCAAGATTGATACCGAGCAGATGGTGCTTTCTGAGCAGCAATTTCACTGGTTACTTTCAGGTTACGATGTCGTTGGTCATCAACAAGTTTTTGTTGAAAGTTATTGTTGA
- a CDS encoding MBOAT family O-acyltransferase: MIFSSNIFLFSFLPLFLSIYYLTNDKYKNLVILAASYAFYAWWRIDFLLLFIVVTGFNYYIGLNISTTVKKLFWLRIGVVGNLLVLAYFKYANFGVDSFNTVLTTVGIAPFNLVNIILPIGISFYIFQSISYIVDVYRKDAPATKNIIDFAAFVALFPQLIAGPVLRYKDLVGQFKCRQHSLAKFGQGCSWFMIGFIKKVFIADSLAPIVDTSFAVASPDLIEAWTAAFAYTAQLYFDFSGYSDMAIGLGLMMGFRFINNFNQPYISQSITEFWRRWHISLSSWLRDYLYIPLGGNRKGTIKTYRNLFLTMLLGGLWHGANWTFLLWGAWHGAWLALEKKLKLGRYKSFNPVAWLFTLFIVILGWVMFRANSVSEALSLYKAMFGFNGLSSQSAIALDSIQTSVLVLAYVTIVIAGFLPKLKRKVQVKWSRIASYMLVPLFAISVLKLSAQSYSPFLYFQF; this comes from the coding sequence GTGATTTTTTCATCTAATATTTTTCTTTTCAGCTTTCTACCTTTGTTCTTATCAATTTATTATCTAACCAATGATAAGTATAAAAATTTGGTCATTCTTGCTGCAAGTTATGCTTTTTATGCTTGGTGGCGAATTGATTTTTTGTTGTTATTCATTGTAGTAACTGGCTTTAATTATTACATCGGGCTTAACATTAGCACTACTGTAAAAAAGCTATTCTGGCTCAGAATTGGTGTTGTGGGTAACTTACTGGTATTAGCTTATTTTAAATACGCTAACTTTGGTGTCGATAGCTTTAATACGGTGTTAACCACTGTTGGAATAGCACCTTTTAATTTAGTGAATATTATTTTACCCATTGGGATTTCTTTTTATATTTTTCAATCCATAAGTTACATTGTTGACGTTTATAGAAAAGATGCACCAGCAACCAAAAACATTATTGATTTTGCCGCTTTTGTCGCTTTGTTCCCGCAACTTATAGCTGGTCCAGTTTTGCGATATAAAGATTTAGTTGGCCAGTTCAAGTGTCGCCAACATAGCCTAGCTAAATTTGGCCAAGGTTGCAGTTGGTTCATGATTGGTTTTATTAAAAAAGTGTTTATTGCGGACTCGCTAGCCCCAATTGTCGATACCAGTTTTGCTGTTGCTTCACCAGATTTAATCGAAGCTTGGACCGCTGCATTTGCCTATACAGCGCAACTGTATTTTGATTTTTCTGGTTATAGTGACATGGCAATTGGCCTTGGGTTGATGATGGGATTCAGATTTATTAATAACTTTAATCAACCATATATAAGCCAAAGTATTACTGAGTTTTGGCGCAGATGGCACATCAGTCTTTCTAGTTGGTTGCGAGATTATTTGTACATTCCATTAGGTGGAAACCGTAAAGGCACAATTAAAACCTACCGTAATTTATTTTTAACCATGTTACTCGGCGGTTTGTGGCATGGAGCGAATTGGACTTTTTTATTATGGGGTGCGTGGCATGGTGCTTGGTTAGCGCTTGAGAAAAAATTAAAACTGGGTCGATATAAATCATTTAATCCAGTTGCTTGGTTGTTTACATTATTTATCGTTATCCTAGGTTGGGTGATGTTTCGTGCCAATTCAGTATCAGAGGCATTAAGTTTGTATAAAGCCATGTTTGGTTTTAATGGCTTATCGTCTCAATCAGCGATAGCACTAGATAGTATTCAAACCTCAGTGTTAGTGCTTGCTTATGTAACGATTGTTATTGCTGGCTTTTTACCGAAACTAAAACGAAAAGTTCAAGTTAAATGGTCAAGGATTGCCAGTTATATGCTTGTGCCTTTGTTTGCAATATCAGTGTTGAAGCTTTCGGCGCAAAGTTATTCACCATTTCTGTACTTTCAATTTTAG
- a CDS encoding OmpA family protein, protein MECRDNHILPNSTRVLKLQTGYASVLFLAVFAAIALAVFSLYDTGIVASERIRMQNTADNVAYSTTNMVTRDMNIIAITNRAMVANQVAIGQIVALDVEREPRLVIDYVETRPIDIKQSNKSLPLSLTFKNGSSEISEINVITLDKVADVIKNNTETKYIVTGHTDSIGSNELNEQLSIERADAIKNYLVDKHDIAPDLILSKGVGAVSPKKNNGTMLGRSANRRAEVTRL, encoded by the coding sequence ATGGAATGTCGTGATAATCATATTTTACCCAACAGCACTAGAGTTTTGAAATTGCAAACTGGTTATGCCAGTGTGTTATTTCTTGCTGTCTTTGCAGCTATTGCACTAGCCGTATTCTCATTGTATGACACAGGTATAGTTGCTTCTGAACGAATTAGAATGCAAAACACTGCTGATAATGTTGCCTATAGCACCACAAATATGGTGACAAGGGATATGAATATTATCGCTATTACCAATCGTGCCATGGTAGCTAATCAAGTGGCAATTGGTCAAATAGTTGCGTTGGATGTTGAGCGTGAGCCTAGATTGGTTATTGACTATGTAGAAACGAGACCTATTGATATCAAGCAAAGTAATAAATCACTTCCGTTATCATTAACATTTAAAAATGGATCATCAGAAATAAGTGAGATCAATGTCATTACTTTAGACAAAGTGGCCGACGTTATTAAAAATAATACTGAGACAAAATATATAGTTACAGGCCATACGGATAGCATTGGTTCAAACGAACTTAATGAGCAATTATCCATCGAAAGGGCGGATGCTATTAAAAATTATTTGGTTGATAAACATGATATTGCACCTGATTTGATTCTGTCTAAAGGCGTGGGGGCAGTGAGTCCAAAAAAAAACAATGGAACAATGTTGGGACGAAGTGCTAATCGACGAGCAGAAGTTACCCGACTGTAG